In Paralichthys olivaceus isolate ysfri-2021 chromosome 13, ASM2471397v2, whole genome shotgun sequence, the following are encoded in one genomic region:
- the col6a4a gene encoding collagen alpha-6(VI) chain isoform X1: MTCGHDAESAPRWFHRQTWGPHEAPRGGSSESLSLPSCRSVFEPEPGREKPESHSANMEGRRRLLLGLIIAACFYGNTAQRTVCTQEAVADIIFMVDGSWSIGTLNFEQIRQFLYTLVNSFDVGSDHVRIGLVQYSTTPRTEFLLNTYQDKADILKHISKLPYMGGGTQTGQGLDFMMKEHFVERAGSRANQKVPQIAVVITDGKSQDNVESHAQDLKRKGIVLYAIGIKDADEDQLKEIANEPHSQHVYSVSDFTALQGISQSIVQTLCTTVEEAKRQLLQLSQDCAKATVADVVFLVDGSSSIGIPNFQEGQRFIRSVAEGLDIGRDKVRVGLAQYSDEPHQEFLLKDHMDKQSLLNAIDAFPYRAGGTQTGKAINFLIDTYFTEAAGSRAAQRVPQIAVIITDGDSTDDVIEPAKRLRKHGVIVFAIGVGNANINELQSIASRPTERFQFTIHSYQALAALKEVLLQTVCVSMEDRRQALAERFSDIFFLVDSSLSQAEFQQIRNLLNRLINQLKVGESAYRFGLAQYAQDTKVEFYLNTFQTKAETLAAVKRFRLRPLKPKEPCNLGGALQNASTQFFTVEAGGRAEQGYQQYLVVIGGKKSNDPVYKQSRQVKAEGVTVVGMSFTPSTDMRVIATAPYVYDSISNAVPVLRALFEKQDQEATPTGDCKAAKFADIVFIVDVSWSIGTSNFQLVRTFLHSIVSGFEVSESKVRVGIVSYSDKPKANIYLDTFDNKEELLNFIKILPYNGGNTKTGAALNYTRDNVFIEARGSRIGSGVQQVAVVITDGESQDNVSRAAAYLRRAGVTVYSVGVQNANRAELAEMASHPANKHVFIVDSFVKLKSLEQNLQKVLCVNILRQAVSVQTRRTDIKEGCVQTDEADIFFLIDHSGSIWPSDFNDMKKFIIEFLKTFRIGPDHVRVGVAKYADSPNLEFDLTTHMDASTLEKAVEGIKQIGGGTETGKALKFMSSHFDRAETTRGHKVPEYLVVITDGKSADEVKVPASELKAQGIIIYAIGVKSADQEELLEIASDSKKMFFVNNFDALKPIKDEIITDICSPNACKGRPSDLLFLIDSSGSIDYQDYNKMKGFMKSVIDKSIIAQNEVHVGVMQFSTSPILVFPLNRHYSKEDLSKAIDDMTQLGGGTHTGEAITDVSQYFDASRGGRPDLSQRLVVITDGEAQDLVKGPAEALRAKGVIIYAIGVMNANTTQLLEISGSKDKVYAEQNFDALQELESQVAMELCDPSRECKKTERADIIFLVDGSTSINETEFKSMQRFMESMVNQSTVGKNLTRFGVIIFSNEPECNFTLKQYSSKREVRQAIEALKSPNGDTYTGKALKYSLPFFDAEHGGRAALQVPQILMVITDGDATDRYTLVAPSEALRDKGISVFSIGVKGANITQLEIMAGHDKSRVFFVDKFEALETLFNNVTEVLCNATKPVCEKEKADLVFLVDQSSSISREDYTIMKNFTIELVNSFKVGEDLVRVGLAQFSSRLQDEFYLNQFYSEQSVTKHILDMQKSDGGTNIGLALDSIREYFEASRGSRISAGISQNLVLITDGESQDDVVGAAQRLRALGIEIFAVGIGNAHDQELVQITGSPERRFNVKNFGSLETIKQKVVNTICKSKPGDTPEKGCTIDIAMGFDISSRTGAPGGKLVSGHTKLEAFLPVIGRYVSSVSGLCCVGTSPIKTKIAFRVVSPDGRFLYDSNFDVHREDVVNKVMAVNLTEPTRFNTALLKSFGEKFSDQSRAEVKVLVIFSDGLDEDEMKLKHESELLRKSGISALLVVALEGVRDSAQLQMVEFGRGFGYNLPLSIGMQSVGSAILKQIDTVSDRECCNVMCKCLGHEGIRGSRGPPGSKGSSGQKGYPGFPGEEGVAGERGGPGPSGPQGMQGCSGLRGPKGYRGLRGNRGENGEDGLDGVNGEQGLTGNKGDPGERGDPGNPGIPGIRGEAGLKGQRGLRGDPGESGADNTTPGSKGEPGNPGLPGSPGEDGNSGESGVVGNLGPDGRRGPPGEKGASGRPGDAGVPGSPGASGPQGSRGVRGQPGPRGGAGLPGPQGGPGVAGAPGSVGRRGANGQKGQPGDPGDKGGPGTPGPRGMPGQDGRDGHGPPGPTGVKGDPGFPGYPGRVGEEGVQGPKGYPGRKGNRGQGGNSGLPGESGVTGEPGYPGHRGPRGPPGKRNMNECQLVTYIRDNCACSIGQSECPAYPTELVFGLDMSENVTTTSFERQRSALLSLLEDVAIAESNCPKGARVAVVGYSAYTKYLIRFQDYHRKKQLIELVRNIALERTSNRRQLAATMHFVGQNVFKRVRSGIMMRKVAVFFSDGPSQDVTDIVTAVMEYRAQNIIPAVISLRNAPAVGRALEADDSGHSIFSVLGRDMSADLKKVKNCAICYDPCKRAEECAFIREPVPPQEVDVDLVMVVDSSREVQADEYAGVQQLLGSVVEQLAVSSQPRRAGRQARVAVVQQSGTQAPKVEFGLQAYQDHNTMKRHLVRNMKQQSGSSALGQTLEFTLNEVFLKATQPRSKKVLLAVVGTQTISTDQAKLQYISQKAKCEGVAVFVVAVGDRYSRAQVEALASLPVRQHLIHVDRPKANEQGYTQRFFRVFLSALNKGLISYHPQALKLTCDQLNGQSGGQTVFNGQDQEDFTEEAEGTFQEQTGRQTQTGQLDVLEALSRQTIISGGNARCQLDADAGSQCEDFVQLWFFDRLIGACSPFWFGGCGGNANRFNTENECLQTCGTNNPSILTPPQLNSFASKDACFLGQDPGSCQDYTMAWFFDTEQNECSRFWFGGCGGNENRFKTQEECENLCLTKS, translated from the exons GAAGAGAGAAACCCGAGAGCCATTCAGCCAACATGGAGGGGAGGCGGCGTCTTCTCCTCGGCCTCATCATAGCAGCGTGTTTCTATGGTAACACTGCTCAGAGAACAG TCTGCACACAAGAGGCCGTAGCTGACATCATCTTCATGGTGGACGGGTCGTGGAGCATCGGTACCCTGAACTTCGAGCAGATCCGTCAGTTTCTTTACACGCTGGTCAACAGCTTCGATGTCGGGTCTGACCACGTTCGCATTGGCTTGGTCCAGTACAGCACCACACCTCGCACCGAGTTCCTACTGAACACCTATCAGGACAAGGCAGACATCCTCAAGCACATCAGCAAGTTACCTTACATGGGGGGCGGCACCCAGACAGGACAGGGCTTGGACTTTATGATGAAAGAGCACTTTGTGGAGAGAGCCGGGAGCCGGGCTAACCAGAAGGTGCCGCAGATAGCTGTGGTGATCACTGACGGCAAATCACAAGACAATGTAGAGTCCCACGCCCAAGATCTGAAGCGTAAGGGAATAGTTTTATATGCAATCGGTATCAAAGATGCAGACGAAGACCAACTGAAAGAGATAGCGAATGAGCCGCACAGCCAGCATGTCTACAGCGTGTCTGACTTCACTGCTCTGCAGGGAATTTCTCAGAGCATTGTCCAGACGCTGTGCACGACCGTGGAAGAAGCCAAACGACAACTCCTGCAATTGTCTCAAG ACTGTGCCAAAGCTACTGTGGCCGACGTCGTTTTCCTCGTCGACGGCTCCTCCAGCATCGGCATCCCTAACTTTCAGGAGGGTCAGAGATTTATTCGCAGTGTTGCCGAAGGTCTGGACATTGGCCGTGACAAAGTTCGGGTTGGCTTGGCACAGTATAGTGATGAACCTCACCAGGAGTTCCTGCTGAAGGATCACATGGACAAGCAATCCCTGCTTAATGCAATAGACGCATTTCCCTACCGAGCAGGCGGCACTCAAACCGGCAAGGCCATCAACTTCCTCATTGACACGTACTTTACAGAAGCGGCCGGGAGCCGCGCCGCACAACGAGTGCCTCAGATCGCTGTGATCATCACAGATGGGGACTCCACAGATGATGTGATAGAGCCGGCTAAGCGCCTGCGGAAGCACGGGGTGATTGTTTTCGCCATCGGGGTCGGAAATGCCAACATAAATGAGCTTCAGTCCATCGCCAGCAGACCTACAGAGCGCTTCCAATTCACCATCCATAGTTACCAAGCTCTCGCGGCGCTGAAAGAGGTCCTACTGCAAACTGTTTGTGTCTCCATGGAGGATCGGAGACAAG cgTTGGCAGAAaggttttcagacattttcttccTCGTGGACAGCAGCTTAAGTCAAGCAGAGTTTCAGCAGATCAGGAACCTCCTCAACCGACTGATCAATCAACTTAAAGTCGGAGAATCTGCCTACCGTTTTGGCTTGGCTCAGTATGCTCAAGATACCAAGGTAGAATTTTATCTCAACACTTTCCAAACCAAGGCAGAGACCCTGGCCGCTGTTAAGCGTTTCCGCCTGCGTCCACTGAAACCTAAAGAGCCGTGTAACCTGGGCGGTGCACTGCAGAATGCAAGCACTCAGTTTTTCACCGTTGAAGCAGGAGGTCGTGCAGAGCAAGGATACCAACAGTATCTGGTTGTTATTGGTGGAAAGAAGTCAAATGATCCTGTGTATAAGCAGTCTCGTCAGGTCAAAGCAGAAGGAGTAACTGTGGTCGGGATGAGTTTCACTCCATCGACAGATATGCGTGTCATAGCCACGGCACCATATGTCTACGATTCTATCAGCAATGCTGTACCTGTACTGAGAgctctctttgaaaaacaggaCCAGGAAGCAACTCCTACTGGAG ATTGCAAAGCAGCAAAATTTGCCGACATCGTTTTCATTGTTGATGTGTCCTGGAGCATCGGAACTTCCAACTTCCAACTTGTCCGCACTTTCCTCCACTCAATTGTGAGTGGGTTTGAAGTCAGTGAATCCAAAGTCAGAGTTGGCATCGTGTCTTACAGTGACAAGCCCAAAGCAAACATCTACCTCGACACCTTCGATAACAAGGAGGAACTGCTGAACTTCATCAAAATTCTGCCGTACAATGGAGGTAATACAAAGACTGGAGCGGCACTAAATTACACACGAGACAATGTCTTTATCGAGGCGAGAGGAAGCAGGATAGGGAGTGGCGTTCAGCAGGTGGCGGTCGTGATCACTGATGGGGAATCCCAGGACAAtgtgagcagagcagcagcttacCTCCGTCGGGCTGGAGTCACTGTTTACTCTGTTGGAGTCCAAAATGCCAACCGGGCCGAGCTGGCAGAGATGGCGTCTCATCCCGCCAATAAGCATGTGTTTATTGTTGACAGTTTTGTCAAACTGAAATCTCTGGAACAGAACCTGCAGAAAGTTCTTTGCGTTAACATTCTACGTCAAGCCGTCTCCGTCCAAACAAGAAGAACTGATATCAAAGAAG GGTGTGTACAAACCGATGAAGCAGATATCTTCTTCCTGATTGATCACTCAGGAAGTATTTGGCCCTCAGACTTCAATGACATGAAGAAGTTCATCATAGAGTTTCTTAAAACCTTCCGCATTGGCCCAGATCATGTCCGTGTAGGAGTGGCAAAATATGCAGATTCACCAAACTTAGAGTTTGATCTGACAACTCACATGGATGCCAGCACATTGGAGAAAGCAGTGGAGGGAATCAAACAAATAGGAGGcgggacagagacaggaaaagcATTGAAATTCATGAGCTCACATTTTGACAGAGCGGAGACCACCCGAGGACACAAAGTCCCTGAGTACCTGGTGGTCATCACTgatggaaaatctgctgatgaGGTCAAGGTTCCGGCGAGTGAACTGAAGGCCCAGGGCATCATTATCTATGCCATCGGGGTGAAAAGTGCAGATCAAGAGGAGCTGCTTGAGATTGCCAGTGATTCAAAGAAGATGTTCTTTGTCAATAATTTTGATGCCCTAAAGCCAATCAAGGATGAAATCATCACAGACATCTGTTCTCCAAATG CTTGCAAAGGCAGACCAAGCGACCTCCTctttttgattgacagctcagggAGCATCGATTACCAGGACTACAATAAAATGAAAGGCTTCATGAAATCTGTCATTGACAAGTCCATAATCGCGCAGAACGAGGTGCATGTTGGTGTCATGCAGTTCAGCACAAGCCCAATACTTGTGTTCCCGCTCAACCGCCACTACAGCAAAGAGGACCTGTCCAAAGCCATTGATGATATGACGCAGCTTGGTGGAGGCACACACACGGGTGAAGCCATCACAGATGTGTCGCAGTATTTTGATGCAAGCAGAGGAGGCCGTCCTGATTTGAGCCAGAGGCTGGTGGTGATAACAGATGGTGAGGCCCAAGATCTGGTCAAAGGACCCGCAGAGGCTCTGAGAGCCAAGGGAGTGATTATCTATGCCATTGGAGTTATGAATGCTAACACCACCCAACTGCTGGAGATCAGCGGTTCAAAAGACAAGGTATATGCTGAGCAGAACTTTGACGCATTGCAGGAGTTGGAGAGCCAGGTGGCTATGGAGCTCTGTGATCCATCGAGAG AGTGTAAGAAGACAGAGAGGGCTGATATCATTTTCCTGGTGGATGGTTCCACAAGCATAAACGAGACTGAGTTTAAAAGCATGCAGAGGTTTATGGAGTCAATGGTGAATCAATCCACAGTTGGTAAAAACCTGACTCGCTTCGGGGTCATTATCTTCTCCAACGAACCCGAATGCAATTTCACTCTGAAGCAGTACAGCTCCAAGCGAGAGGTCCGTCAAGCAATTGAAGCACTGAAGTCCCCAAATGGAGACACCTACACTGGAAAAGCCTTAAAATATTCTTTACCATTCTTTGATGCTGAACATGGTGGTCGAGCTGCTCTCCAGGTGCCTCAGATTCTCATGGTGATCACAGATGGCGACGCTACTGACCGTTATACCCTGGTCGCACCATCAGAGGCACTGCGAGACAAAGGGATCAGCGTCTTCAGTATCGGCGTTAAGGGAGCGAACATCACTCAGCTAGAGATCATGGCTGGTCATGACAAGTCCAGAGTTTTCTTTGTGGACAAATTTGAAGCCCTGGAAACTCTGTTCAACAATGTTACTGAAGTTCTCTGCAATGCCACCAAGCCAG TTTGTGAAAAAGAGAAGGCTGACCTGGTCTTCCTTGTTGACCAGTCTTCCAGCATCAGCAGGGAGGATTACACCATCATGAAGAATTTCACAATTGAGTTAGTGAACAGCTTTAAAGTCGGTGAAGATTTAGTGCGTGTGGGACTAGCCCAGTTCAGTAGCAGATTACAGGATGAGTTTTACCTCAACCAGTTCTACTCTGAACAATCAGTGACCAAGCACATCCTGGATATGCAGAAGAGTGATGGAGGAACCAACATTGGACTGGCCTTGGATTCCATCAGGGAATATTTTGAAGCATCACGGGGAAGTCGTATATCTGCCGGGATCTCCCAGAATCTGGTGCTGATCACAGATGGCGAATCACAGGATGATGTGGTAGGTGCAGCCCAACGTCTCAGGGCTCTGGGGATTGAGATCTTTGCCGTCGGCATCGGAAATGCCCATGACCAGGAGCTCGTGCAGATTACTGGCAGCCCAGAGAGGCGCTTTAATGTGAAGAACTTTGGTAGCTTGGAGACGATCAAACAAAAAGTGGTGAACACCATCTGCAAATCCAAACCCGGCGACACACCCGAGAAGG GCTGCACCATCGATATCGCCATGGGATTTGATATTTCTAGCAGAACTGGAGCTCCTGGTGGAAAGCTCGTCAGCGGCCACACCAAGCTCGAGGCTTTCTTACCAGTTATTGGCCGTTACGTTTCTTCAGTATCAGGCCTATGCTGCGTCGGCACCTCACCTATTAAGACCAAAATCGCCTTCCGAGTGGTGAGTCCTGATGGGCGCTTCCTGTACGACTCCAACTTTGATGTCCACCGTGAAGACGTGGTGAATAAAGTCATGGCTGTGAATTTGACGGAACCTACTCGTTTCAACACCGCCCTGCTGAAATCCTTTGGGGAAAAGTTCAGTGACCAGTCCAGAGCTGAAGTGAAG GTGCTGGTGATCTTCTCTGACGGACTTGATGAAGACGAGATGAAGCTGAAGCATGAATCAGAGCTGCTGCGAAAGTCTG gcaTCAGCGCTCTGCTGGTCGTGGCTCTGGAGGGAGTGCGTGACTCCGCCCAGCTGCAGATGGTCGAGTTCGGCCGAGGATTCGGCTACAACCTTCCTCTGAGCATCGGCATGCAGAGTGTGGGCAGTGCCATCCTCAAACAGATT GACACCGTGTCGGACAGGGAGTGCTGCAACGTCATGTGCAAATGTTTGGGACACGAAGGCATCCGAGGCTCTCGGGGGCCCCCGGGGTCAAAG ggTTCGTCTGGACAGAAGGGTTATCCCGGCTTCCCAGGAGAGGAGGGCGTCGCT GGCGAGCGAGGGGGTCCCGGGCCGAGCGGACCGCAGGGTATGCAGGGATGCTCTGGGCTCAGAGGACCAAAG GGCTACAGAGGCCTCCGGGGGAACAGG GGTGAAAACGGCGAGGACGGACTGGACGGAGTCAACGGAGAACAG GGACTGACGGGAAATAAAGGAGacccaggagagagaggagacccAGGAAACCCA GGTATCCCAGGTATCAGAGGAGAGGCGGGGCTAAAAGGACAGCGAGGGCTTAGAGGAGATCCG gGTGAATCAGGCGCTGACAACACAACACCAGGATCCAAAGGGGAACCCGGCAACCCGGGTTTACCG GGATCACCTGGAGAGGACGGAAATTCCGGTGAGAGCGGAGTAGTTGGAAACCTG gGCCCAGATGGAAGGAGAGGGCCGCCTGGTGAGAAG GGGGCCTCTGGTCGGCCAGGAGATGCAGGAGTCCCAGGCAGCCCCGGAGCTTCTGGTCCACAG GGTTCccgaggggtcagaggtcaacctGGGCCGAGAGGAGGCGCTGGACTTCCCGGACCCCAG GGAGGACCGGGAGTGGCTGGAGCGCCGGGATCCGTGGGGCGGCGTGGAGCTAACGGACAGAAG ggCCAACCAGGAGACCCCGGGGATAAGGGTGGTCCAGGAACCCCGGGACCCAGAGGAATGCCT GGTCAGGATGGTAGAGATGGTCATGGACCTCCGGGGCCTACAGGTGTCAAG GGAGATCCTGGTTTCCCTGGTTATCCTGGTCGAGTG GGTGAGGAAGGTGTGCAGGGACCTAAAGGATATCCAGGTCGTAAAGGGAACCGAGGACAAGGA GGGAACTCAGGCCTACCTGGAGAGTCAGGAGTGACTGGAGAGCCGGGTTACCCAGGACACAGA ggACCTCGAGGTCCCcctggaaaaagaaacatgaat GAGTGTCAGCTCGTCACCTACATCAGAGACAACTGTG CTTGTTCCATTG GTCAGTCCGAGTGCCCGGCCTACCCCACCGAGCTGGTGTTTGGTCTGGACATGTCTGAGAACGTGACCACGACCTCCTTCGAGAGGCAGCGGTCTGCCCTCCTGTCCCTGCTCGAGGACGTCGCTATCGCTGAGAGCAACTGTCCAAAAGGCGCCCGGGTCGCTGTGGTAGGATACAGCGCCTACACCAAGTACCTGATCCGTTTCCAGGACTACCACCGCAAGAAACAACTCATCGAATTAGTGAGGAACATCGCACTGGAGAGGACGTCCAACCGACGTCAGCTAGCGGCCACCATGCACTTTGTGGGTCAGAACGTCTTCAAGCGGGTGCGATCTGGAATCATGATGAGGAAGGTGGCGGTCTTCTTTTCTGATGGGCCATCACAGGACGTTACCGACATTGTTACTGCTGTGATGGAGTACCGGGCCCAGAACATCATCCCGGCGGTCATTTCTCTGAGGAACGCTCCAGCTGTTGGTCGAGCCCTGGAG GCCGACGACTCAGGACACTCCATCTTCTCCGTGCTGGGGCGGGACATGTCAGCCGACCTGAAGAAGGTCAAGAACTGTGCCATCTGTTACG ACCCGTGCAAGCGTGCAGAAGAATGCGCCTTCATCCGGGAGCCGGTGCCGCCTCAGGAGGTGGACGTGGACCTGGTCATGGTGGTGGACAGCTCCAGGGAGGTGCAGGCGGACGAGTACGCTGGCGTCCAACAGCTGCTGGGCTCTGTGGTGGAGCAGCTGGCCGTGAGCTCGCAGCCCCGCCGAGCCGGAAGGCAGGCCCGGGTGGCTGTGGTCCAGCAGAGCGGCACCCAGGCGCCCAAGGTGGAGTTCGGTCTGCAGGCCTACCAGGACCACAACACGATGAAGAGGCACCTGGTCCGGAACATGAAGCAGCAGAGCGGCTCCTCGGCTCTGGGACAGACGCTGGAGTTCACCCTAAACGAGGTGTTCCTGAAGGCCACACAGCCCCGGAGTAAGAAGGTGCTGCTCGCCGTGGTCGGCACCCAGACGATTTCCACCGACCAGGCCAAGCTGCAGTACATCTCCCAGAAGGCCAAGTGTGAGGGCGTGGCGGTGTTTGTGGTGGCGGTCGGTGATCGATACAGCCGGGCGCAGGTGGAGGCGCTCGCCAGTCTCCCTGTTCGGCAGCACCTGATCCACGTGGACAGACCCAAGGCCAACGAGCAGGGATACACCCAGCGCTTCTTCAGAGTCTTTCTCTCCGCCCTCAACA AGGGACTGATCTCGTATCATCCTCAAGCTTTGAAACTGACGTGCGATCAGCTGAATGGTCAAAGTGGAGGACAGACCGTCTTCAACGG GCAGGACCAGGAGGACTTTACTGAGGAGGCCGAGGGGACGTTTCAGGAGCAGACggggagacagacacagacggGACAGCTGGATGTCCTCGAGGCTCTGAGCAGACAGACAATCATCTCTGGAGGCAAcg CCCGCTGTCAGCTGGACGCTGACGCTGGTTCCCAGTGTGAAGACTTTGTCCAACTCTGGTTCTTTGACCGTCTCATCGGTGCATGCTCTCCCTTCTGGTTCGGCGGTTGCGGCGGTAACGCCAATCGCTTTAACACGGAAAATGAATGTTTGCAGACTTGTGGCACTAACA ATCCCAGCATCCTGACGCCGCCGCAGCTCAACAGCTTCGCCTCCAAAG ACGCCTGTTTCCTCGGCCAGGACCCCGGCAGCTGCCAGGACTACACCATGGCGTGGTTCTTCGACACCGAGCAGAACGAATGCTCTCGCTTCTGGTTTGGCGGCTGCGGCGGCAACGAGAACCGCTTCAAGACGCAAGAGGAGTGTGAGAACCTGTGTTTGACGAAGAgttga